Proteins encoded in a region of the Pelmatolapia mariae isolate MD_Pm_ZW linkage group LG16_19, Pm_UMD_F_2, whole genome shotgun sequence genome:
- the fev gene encoding protein FEV: MRQDCGGNLMFNMYLSDPTENLLKESKGTSWAPINTGVQKGSGQIQLWQFLLELLSDSTNMSCIAWEGTNGEFKLIDPDEVARRWGERKSKPNMNYDKLSRALRYYYDKNIMTKVHGKRYAYKFDFHGLAQVCQPSTTEQAIYKFQGNFSPIPFSGISKLNLVAPGVGPSGFSYWAGSTPAALYHSHNLQPPGPFGTVSPSHIGCVNNISSLSTINNHYN; the protein is encoded by the exons ATGAGACAGGACTGCGGAGGAAACCTCATGTTCAACATGTATCTCTCAG ATCCAACAGAAAATCTGTTGAAAGAAAGCAAAGGAACCTCCTGGGCTCCGATAAATACAGGAGTTCAAAAAG GGAGTGGGCAGATTCAGCTCTGGCAGTTCCTACTggagctcctctctgacagcaccAACATGTCGTGCATCGCGTGGGAGGGCACCAACGGAGAGTTCAAGCTCATCGACCCTGATGAGGTGGCCCGGCGCTGGGGGGAGCGCAAAAGCAAACCCAACATGAACTACGACAAGCTGAGCCGGGCGCTGCGCTACTACTACGACAAAAACATCATGACCAAAGTCCACGGCAAAAGATACGCCTACAAGTTTGATTTCCACGGCTTGGCGCAGGTGTGCCAGCCGTCCACCACCGAGCAGGCCATCTACAAATTTCAGGGCAACTTCTCCCCGATCCCCTTCTCCGGGATTTCCAAACTGAACCTCGTGGCTCCTGGCGTGGGGCCTTCGGGGTTCTCCTACTGGGCTGGCTCCACACCAGCGGCTCTCTACCACAGCCACAACCTCCAGCCTCCGGGACCGTTTGGCACCGTGTCCCCGTCCCACATCGGCTGCGTCAACAACATCAGCAGTCTGAGCACCATCAACAACCACTACAACTGA
- the LOC134645292 gene encoding beta-crystallin A2-like isoform X2, whose translation MFALCSAVTKGAACCFFWVGYEYPEFQGQQFILEKGDYPRYEAWSGNSSYRTEHLLSFRPIKCANHSDSKVTMYECEDFQGRKFELCDDYPSLQAMGWCSKEVPSIKVNSGAWVAYQFPGYRGYQYILERDRHQGEYRNYNEYSTQAHTNQVQSIRRIQH comes from the exons ATGTTTGCTTTGTGCTCTGCAGTCACAAAAGGAGCTGCATGCTGCTTTTT CTGGGTGGGTTATGAGTACCCTGAGTTCCAGGGACAGCAGTTCATCCTGGAGAAGGGAGACTATCCTCGCTATGAGGCCTGGAGCGGAAATAGCAGCTACAGAACCGAGCACCTGCTTTCCTTCAGACCCATCAAGTGTGCT AACCACAGTGACAGCAAGGTGACCATGTATGAGTGTGAAGACTTCCAGGGCCGTAAGTTTGAGCTGTGCGATGACTACCCATCCCTACAGGCCATGGGCTGGTGCAGCAAGGAGGTGCCCTCTATCAAAGTCAACTCAGGAGC CTGGGTTGCCTACCAGTTCCCTGGTTACCGTGGCTACCAGTACATCCTGGAGAGAGATAGACACCAAGGCGAGTACAGAAACTACAATGAGTACAGCACCCAGGCTCACACCAACCAGGTGCAGTCCATTCGTAGGATCCAGCACTAA
- the LOC134645536 gene encoding cyclin-dependent kinase 5 activator 1-like, whose translation MGTVLSISPATKKASIMDAEVAGDGGKNDKSLKRHSMFVSLSWKKLVASSAKKSAKKVTPNPLPTRELPSSQVAQLNSENVKKTHQTEEKKPKAPIPVPVPTVPTQNSEPVVQNGRLSSVQKQPSSVSLVSPRRIVIQASTGELLRCLGDFLCRRCYKLKELNSGEVILWFRNIDRTLLLQGWQDQGFITPANVVFVYLLCEDTVSDSTDSPAELQGTFQTCLYLAYSYMGNEISYPLKPFMNETNKDVFWETSLRIINRMSAKMLQLNADPHFFTEVFQDLKNQRDSSESNLDR comes from the coding sequence ATGGGAACCGTTCTCTCTATATCTCCCGCGACCAAGAAGGCGTCGATCATGGATGCCGAGGTCGCAGGAGACGGAGGGAAAAACGATAAGAGCCTCAAGCGCCACTCAATGTTCGTGTCTCTGTCCTGGAAGAAGCTGGTGGCTAGTTCGGCCAAGAAGAGCGCAAAGAAAGTGACCCCGAACCCGCTGCCCACTCGAGAGCTGCCGTCCAGCCAGGTGGCTCAGCTCAACAGCGAAAACGTGAAGAAAACGCACCAGACCGAAGAGAAGAAACCGAAAGCGCCCATCCCGGTCCCGGTGCCCACGGTCCCCACGCAGAACAGCGAGCCTGTCGTGCAGAACGGGAGGCTGTCCTCGGTCCAGAAGCAGCCCAGCAGCGTGTCTCTGGTGTCACCCAGGCGGATAGTCATCCAGGCTTCAACCGGCGAGCTGCTTCGCTGTTTGGGGGACTTCTTGTGCCGCAGGTGTTACAAACTGAAAGAGTTAAACAGCGGAGAGGTGATCCTCTGGTTCCGAAACATTGACCGGACTCTTTTGCTCCAGGGCTGGCAGGACCAAGGCTTCATCACGCCGGCCAACGTGGTGTTCGTGTACCTGCTGTGCGAAGACACGGTATCGGACAGCACCGACAGCCCAGCCGAGCTACAGGGCACGTTTCAGACTTGCCTCTACCTCGCCTACTCGTACATGGGCAACGAGATCTCCTATCCGCTCAAGCCGTTCATGAACGAGACGAACAAGGACGTTTTCTGGGAGACATCGCTCCGGATCATCAACAGGATGAGTGCCAAAATGCTTCAGCTGAATGCAGACCCACACTTTTTCACCGAGGTTTTCCAGGATCTCAAAAACCAGCGCGACAGCAGCGAGTCGAACCTGGACCGCTGA